The Microbacterium sp. zg-Y1090 sequence CGAGTTCTTGAAGAAGTTCTTCGGGCTCTTCTTGATGCCGGCGTAGATGAAGGTCACGTAGCTGACCACCGCGAGCAGCAGCGGCACCGCGATGATGCTCGTGCCGGCGATGTTCATGAACGGGATGACACCCGTGAGGTTCATGAACAGCACCATGAAGAAGATCGTGGTGAGGATCGGCAGGAACCTCTGCCCGTCCTTCTTGCCGAGGAGGTCCTCGGCGATGTTGACCCGGACGAAGTCCAGGCCCATCTCCACGATGCTCTGGAAGCGTCCGGGGACGACCTTCATGCGTCGGGTGCCGAGCCAGAAGACCAGGACCACCGCGAGTGTCGCGATGAACTGGATCAGGTGGATCCGGTTGATGACCAGATCACCGATCTGGAAAACAGCCTCGGGAAAGAACTCCGCGATCGACGGAGCGTGGAACTCGCCTTCGTCGGCGGTGGGGGCGATCAGTGTCGCAGCGTGAATAAACAGCGCAGGCTCCAGCTTCGGGGCGCCGGTACAGGACCGGAGCGACGATGGTCGGTGAGCGTCACTCCGCAGATGCTCCGAGAGGAGCGGGGCGGGCGCAGATCAACACTATCAAACTCCGGCGGCGGTCAATGCCGCCCTTCGGGTCCTTCGCCCTGTTCCGCGACCTCGTCGGCCGTGGGAAGGGTGACATCGCTTGCATGCGGCACCCGCATGCGGGTGAGCACGACGACGTCGATCACGAGCGATGCGACAATCCCGGCGACGAGGGAGAGGAAGAAGACCGTCGGGTTCAGCCAGGCCGCATCCCGCAGCACCAGCAGCAGCACGATGAAGACGAGGAACTTGAGGATCCAGCCCCCCAGCACGATGCCGAAGAAGATCGGCACGTACAGCGCGTCGCCGTACCAGCGGTTGGCGACGAGGATGCTGACGCCGGTGATGCCGAGGAAGGCGAACGCCAGCCCCACGCCGCACAGGGCGCTCCACAGCCCCTCGGTGCCGCCGGCCGCGTAGCCGGCGACGGCGCCGATCACGGCCAGAACGGCGGTCACCCCCGCAGACCACAGCAGAGTGGCACGCAGGACGGGGGTGCTGGAGACGGAACTGCGGGGCGTGGTCATGAGGACTCCTGGGTCGCGGGCAGGGCGCGGCGGGCGGGGGTGAAGGTGACGACGAGGCAGGCAGCGACGCCGATGAGACCGAAGGCGGCGCCCGGCAGGTACTGCCCCGGCCAGTCGGCGGTCGTTCCGATGTACATGAGCAGCACCGCGAGACTGACCACCGCCGTCCAGGCGTAGAAGATCAGCACGGCGTCGCGGTCGGAGTGGCCCATGTCGAGCATGCGGTGGTGCAGGTGCTTGCGGTCGGGCGAAAAGGGGGACTTTCCGGCCTGCATGCGCCGCAGCACCGCCATGCCGAAGTCCAGCAGCGGGAGCATCACGACCACCACCGGGAGGAGGATCGGGATGAACGCACCCAGTAGCTGGGAGCGGCCGAACTGATCGGGGTCCCCCAGCAGGGCGGGGTCGAGCGAGCCGGTGATCGACACGGCGGAGCAGGCCATCAGCAGCCCGATCATGAGTGCGCCGGAGTCGCCCATGAAGAGCTTCGCCGGGTTCCAGTTCATCGGCAGGAATCCGATGCAGGCGCCGATGAGCACAGCGGCGATGAAGGAGGCCATGGTGAAGTACGTCGCCGACCCCATGTCGCGCATGAGCAGGTAGGAATAGGCGAAGAACACCGCGTTCGCGATGAGGGCGACGCCGGCGACGAGCCCGTCGAGGCCGTCGATGAAGTTGACGGCGTTCATGACGATGACGATGGAGAAGATCGTGAGCACGAAGCTGACGGTCCCCGAGAAGCCGGTGATCCCGCCGATGGGCAGCGTGTAGATCTGCAGCTCCCCGAACCAGGCGACGATGCCGGCGGCGAGGAACTGGGCGCCGAGCTTGATGGTCCAGTCGAGGTCCCACAGGTCGTCGGCGACCCCCACCAGCACGATGAGGGTGGTCGCCGCCAGCACGGCCCAGGGGGCGGGGTCGGCCCAGAAACTCGCGAACCGGGGGTCGGGGTGCATCGCCGAGACCGCGAACGCGAGGACGATGGCGAAGTACATCGCGATGCCGCCGAGGCGCGGCGTGGGCGTCTTGTGCACGTCGCGGGCCCGGATGGCCGGGTAGAGCTTGAACCGCAGCCCGAGGCGCCACACCGCCCAGGCGAGGACGAGCGTGACGGCGGCGGTCAGGATGACGATGAAGACGTACTGTTTCACACCGCGCCGCCGGCCGCCGCGGCGGGGCCATCCGCCTCATCGGGGTCGGCTTCCAGCAGGTCGCCGAGCACGTCCCGCAGTCGGGTGCGGCTGACGGCGCCGTCGCGCAGCACGCGCACCACGCCGTCACCATCACCGGTCAGACCGGTCGCGTCGACGATCGTCGAGGGGATGCCGGTCTCCCGCATGCCGGCGTCGAGGTACACCGCCACACTGTCGCCGAGCATGTCGACGGCCTCGTCGATCGCGATCGCCGCGGAGTGCCCGGTGCGGTTGGCGCTCGAGACGGCGAGCGGGCCGCACTCCTCGAGCATCTCCAAAGCGATGCGATCGGCGGGCATGCGCACCGCGACCGTTCCGAAGGTGTCGCCCAGGTCCCAGGACAGCGAGGGCTGCGCCGGCAGCACGATGGTCAGTCCGCCGGGCCAGAACTCCTCGACGAGTCGTTCGACCGGCTCGGGGATCTCGGCGGCGAGGGCGCGCAGGGTGGTCACTCCGGCGACCAGCACAGGCGGCGGCGACTGCCGGCCGCGCCCCTTGGCTGCGAGCAGGCGTGCGACGGCCGAGGCGTTGAAGGCGTCGGCGGCGACGCCGTACACGGTGTCGGTGGGCAGCACGACGAGCTGGCCGCGCGCGATCGCCTGACGCGCCTGGCGCAGGCCGGGCAGCAACTGCGTCTCGTCGCGGCTGT is a genomic window containing:
- the atpB gene encoding F0F1 ATP synthase subunit A gives rise to the protein MHAATLIAPTADEGEFHAPSIAEFFPEAVFQIGDLVINRIHLIQFIATLAVVLVFWLGTRRMKVVPGRFQSIVEMGLDFVRVNIAEDLLGKKDGQRFLPILTTIFFMVLFMNLTGVIPFMNIAGTSIIAVPLLLAVVSYVTFIYAGIKKSPKNFFKNSLFPTGVPWPIYIIVTPIELISTFVIRPVTLTLRLLMNMMVGHLLLVLFFAATQFFLLDLGGWWSALAAGSLAFGFAFTLFELLVAALQAYVFALLTAVYIQLAVAEEH
- a CDS encoding MraY family glycosyltransferase encodes the protein MKQYVFIVILTAAVTLVLAWAVWRLGLRFKLYPAIRARDVHKTPTPRLGGIAMYFAIVLAFAVSAMHPDPRFASFWADPAPWAVLAATTLIVLVGVADDLWDLDWTIKLGAQFLAAGIVAWFGELQIYTLPIGGITGFSGTVSFVLTIFSIVIVMNAVNFIDGLDGLVAGVALIANAVFFAYSYLLMRDMGSATYFTMASFIAAVLIGACIGFLPMNWNPAKLFMGDSGALMIGLLMACSAVSITGSLDPALLGDPDQFGRSQLLGAFIPILLPVVVVMLPLLDFGMAVLRRMQAGKSPFSPDRKHLHHRMLDMGHSDRDAVLIFYAWTAVVSLAVLLMYIGTTADWPGQYLPGAAFGLIGVAACLVVTFTPARRALPATQESS
- a CDS encoding L-threonylcarbamoyladenylate synthase, producing MSPVFDSRDETQLLPGLRQARQAIARGQLVVLPTDTVYGVAADAFNASAVARLLAAKGRGRQSPPPVLVAGVTTLRALAAEIPEPVERLVEEFWPGGLTIVLPAQPSLSWDLGDTFGTVAVRMPADRIALEMLEECGPLAVSSANRTGHSAAIAIDEAVDMLGDSVAVYLDAGMRETGIPSTIVDATGLTGDGDGVVRVLRDGAVSRTRLRDVLGDLLEADPDEADGPAAAAGGAV